Sequence from the Erythrolamprus reginae isolate rEryReg1 chromosome 2, rEryReg1.hap1, whole genome shotgun sequence genome:
CCCCcgacgggcgggcgggcgggcgaggctGCGCTACTCTGCCCCCGGGGCTGCTGCTTCCGCTCGCTGGGACGAGGGCAGAGCGATCCGCCAGGCTGGGCGCCTCGATCGGCGGCACTTTGGGATGGGCCGCCTCTGCCGCCCCCTCCCGGCGTGGGAAGCCCGAGTGGGGATCGGGCACGtgggcacaggggggggggcttcAAATCCCCGGAGAAAATGGGGCCAGCGCTGCCAGCCTCTCCCCCTGTTGGGCCGCCTGGCTCGGCCGCAGCCCTCACCTGCTTCATTTCCTCCCTTCAGCGCGTCCTGAGTGGCAACTGGACGAATGACCTCAACTCCACCATGCAGATCAACGACATCAATGAGGCGGGGGTGTTCAGCGGCATGTACCTAACGGCCGTCTCGACCACTTCCCAAGACATCCGGCTATCCCCGCTGCAGGGCATCCAGCAACTTAGGAACCAGCTCCTCTTCGGCTTCACCGTCAACTGGACCTTCTCTGGTAGAGCCCTTCATGACCTGGAATGGGACAAATagaatgggaggaggagggagggaacctAGTGGGTCTCCCCTTCCTTGGGTGGCCTCTTGCAGATTCTgtcattgaataataataattaataacaacaacaacaacaacaacaacaataataataacaatacaacaaacaacagcaacaaaacaacaacagtgttggaagggactttggagttcttctagatccttggaacaaacgtccacaggaactgaattgaaacacacctgggataaacatagatccactctaagataaaatacaggaaatagtataagggcagatgagatggaccaggaggtctttttctgccgtccatcttctaggattctatgtttctagcccaaccccccctgtttaggcaggaaactctacactacttcagatagatggttattcaacctctttttaaaaacttccagtgttggagcattcacaaattcGGGAGGCAacctctgttccactggttaattgttctgtcaggaagtttttccttagttctaagttacttctctccttgtttagtttccacccattgtttcttgttcttccctcaggtgctttggagaatagtttgactccttcttctttgtggcaaccagaAAGatatattggaaggctgctcttaGGTCTgacctggtcctccttttcattaaactagccatgcccagttcctgcaaccgttctccgtacattttggcctccagtcccctcgttctctttgtggctcttctctgcactctttctagagtctcaacctcctttttgcatcgtggtgaccaaaactgaacgcaggattccatgtgtggccttcccaaggccttataaagtggtattaacgcttcacgtgatcttgattctctccctctgttaacgcAGCCTAGTACtgtgttggattttttggcagctgctgcacacagctggctcctatttcaatggtttCCCACTAGGACtctcaagatccctctcacagttactactgttgagcaaggtgccacctatactgtatctgtgcattttgtttctcttGCCTAAGTGCAGAACCTGACTTTCTCCACCCTTGAATGTCAtgttgttagatagcgcccagtgtctaagtctgtcaagatccttctgtattttgcatccgtcttctggagtgttggctattcctgtcagtttggtgtcatctgcaaatttgatgagttccccatctatccccttgtccaagtccttgatgaagatgttgaagagtcctgggcctaaaacgAAGCCTTGGGGGACTCCACTTCACACATCCCTCCATGGAGATGCCGTTCCGTTGAGCACTATgtgttgagtgcagttggtcagccagttttgaatccatctggtggtgttgctgtccatcccacattctTCTACTTTATCTAacagtaggttatggtctattttgtcaaaagccttactaaaGTCCAAATAAAGGGTGGACAGGTGTTCACTTACCCTTTCCTTCCCTATTTTACCTTCTGTTTTCTTTGTGGGGCTGGTTTTGATAGGTTGGGCTGGTtcttccctttgtgtaaagacagggGCAAAATGCCCCCTCCCCATTAGCTGGAGCTGCCCAAAGACTAAAGGTAGCATTGGTGGGAACTGTACCCCTCCCCCAATTGAGTCCCTGGCCGATTCCTCCCTCAGCCTCCACCACCGTCTTTGTGGGTCAGTATTTGGTGCGTGCGGACGGAAGGGAGCTGCTGAAGACCACCTGGCTGCTACGTGCGGCCGTGAAGTCCATGAAAGACGATTGGAGGGCAACCAGGTAAGGCAAAGCAGGGGCTGAACCGCTGTGGCCCCTGGCTTGAAGGGCCCTGGGAGTCTCTTTggacacccctcccttttctctccccccaccccaaaagggGCCCTTGGAAGGCAGCACCAATGGCTCCCCCCCTTCCAAGGCCTGTTTCAGCAGCCAGGGCTGAGcagctcctgggggggggaggctgccatGTCCAGATCCCTTTCCTGCCCCTCCCCCCACGAAGGACCCCAGAGGAGCCTTTGGGGAGCATCCTCGGGCCCCTGTCAGTGACAGGCAGTTGAAGTGGGGCTTGGGTGGCATCACAGCCTGGTCAGACCACAGCTGGCAACACTCTGACAGCTGttgagggggaggaaggagggtggggggtggggggtgggatgcTCAGAATGTGTGGGGGGGGCAGCAATCATGCCACCATGAATTTTGACATTTTCCTCTTTCCTGCTTCATTGCAGGGTTGGCACAAACACTTTCCACCGCACCAACTGAGAGGGTGAAGAGAGCCAGGCCTCCGTGGTTCCTGCCTTGGGGGGGGAGCCTTCCTTCCACACCCATCAGCCCCCCTTCTCTAATAAAATCTTTTCCTCAGCAACGTCAGTCCACCTGCTCTTTCGGAAGCTCCCTGGGGGCCAGTCTGGAGGCTTCCCGGAGATACTGGGTAGGACCCCTATCTGGAGGGAGGGTCAACTCAATGCCAACTCTGGGTTTGGCCTCTCTCCTTACCTCCACCACGCAGCCTTTGCCCCTGAGGACTTTTGCAACTAATGCACTGAGGGTCTATTCATTTATTAGCAGATAATCAATTGCAGATGAGCAATGAATGGGCTTCACCCAGAGCTGGTCCATCTTAATTACGTGGTCATCTCAATGCAGGCGTTGTTAGAACCAGCAGTTATCTAACACCCATTTTGACACTTACCTGAAGAAGCCCAAGAGGCTGACCGCAAATAAACAGTTCAAAAAAAGGGATGTGGATTTGAAATCATGCAGAGGAATTTTGCAAGTGGGCCTGGAGTGTCACAGGGAAAGGGGAAGGGGCATCTTGCTTAAGCCTTGGCCATGAATCAAGGTCTGAAAGTAAGACGCTCCATGGTAGCACCTCAAAAAACAACTCAAGAACTGGAgagcttattttacttatttattaaatttttagccCACCCACCTCAATAATGCAGTGACTCCGGATGGCTAACAATGGAATAAAAGTTAAGAAGTGCTAAAAAGAACTGAAAGTAGAATAAAAAGATTAAAAGTTAAGAACAAAGATAATGGGCAGCCTGGGGGTGAGAATCTTCTCTACCccatcaaaccccccccccaaaaaagtgaaaGGTTGAGGCACAACTGTTACAGTTGCtgatagtatagaatagaattctttattggccaagtgtgattggacacacaaggaatttgtcttgatgcagatGCTCTGTGGACATCAaagaaagagacatttgtcaagaatcacgaggtacaacacttaatgattgtcatagggtcaaataagcaatgaggaaacaatcaatattaataaaaatcttaggatgcaagcaacaagttacagtcaaacagtcctaagtgggaggagatgggcgataggactgatgagaaaaaaacctagtaataatagtagtggacttagtaaaatgtttgacagtgttgagggaattatttactgttcttgtgtctgtttgtgttgatgtgcagtgctctgtagcgacgttttgagcgtaggagttgaagcagtttatgtccatgGTGCGAggagtcagtcaatattttccccaccctctttttgactcatgcagtctacaggtcctccatggaaggcagattggcagccattgtttttttctgcagttctgattctcctctgaagtctgtgtcagtcctgttctAGAGGAGCAGATGACGGACTCAATGGTTccttgtagaactggatcagcagctcctggggcagtttgagtttcctgagctggcgcagaaagaacattctttgttgtgcttttttgatgatgttttggatgttaggtgaccattttaggtcttgagatatgatagaacctagaaatttgaaggtctctactgctgatactgtgttgtctagtgttgtgagaggtggaagggtgggagggtttctcctaaagtctaccaccatttctacggttttgagtgtgttcagttctagattgttccggtcacaccacaaggttagttgttcaatctcccatctgtatgcagattcatcattgtctcgaatgagtccaatcacagTTGTCACTCGCAGTTATTAGTGTATAGACTATAGAGAGAAGTGGGGAGAgtgcacagccttggggggggctgtgctaattgtacaggtatctgatgtgatttttcctagcttcacctgctgcttcctgtctgtctgATCCAAGATAAGACAGAAGCAAAGGGAAAAAGGTGTTTCCTTTTTGGCCGTGTTAGTAGtcggaagaagggagggagggagagagacagagacacccaggatgatgatgataataataataataataataataataataataataacaacaacaacaacaacaacaataaaaataattcattagacttgtatgctgcccctctctgaagactcggagtggctcaaatGCCGTGGATGAGTCGAAGACTCCCAGCCAAGATGTCCACGAGTCTCCAAAAGTGACCACGAGGCCACACCAGAGCCCTCCTACTCACATTTTAGTGATTCGAGTGGGATCCAGTCTGATATTTTTGGACACGCTGTCTGATTTAGTGGATTACGGGAAGGCAGTGGTCATAAAATCCTGGGGAAGAAGAAGGCATCCTGAGGCTGGACTCTACCACCCTCCACCCACCGAGGGGCGTTAACGGCTCCAGATCTGATGAAGATAAAGGCCAAGGGAGCTGTGTTACTTTTTTGGCTCTGCCCGGAGTCGGAAGGGAGTCTGACACCGAGATCCTGAAcccgagggagggagggggacggcagagggtgtgtgtgtgtgtgtgtgtgtgtgtgtgttgctgccTTCCTCGCCTTCCAGCTGGGCTGCTCAGGGCCCTTCGCCCTCTGAGAACGAGGCAAGGCAGCGGAGGCCGGAGGGGGGCAAGGGGGAGCAGGAGAAGTGGCCAATGGTCACTCAGGGATCAGTGGGGGCCCAGCAAGAGAGAGGTCTTCCTGCCTTTTGCAGTGGAGGGCGGGGGATCTGCAGGAGAGGATCCCTGGGGACCTTTGGGGCAATTGAGCTAAGAAAAAGCTGCTGCCGATTCCacagtgaggaggagggaggggcgcaGAGACCCTCAACCCTCACACAATGTGGGGTCCCCAACTCCCGCTTCCCAGGTGAACTCTTCATAGGTGAGCGCTCTGCATTGTTCTGCTTGGGACAAAAGGAGAATTTCAGCAGTGGAAACAAAGCCGTGTTGGCACCGGCCAAACAGGAGAACCAACCCATCCGGACCAGGTACAACAGTCCATCTGCCTTTGAAAGACACGGGCCACTAAGGCAGCAGAGTCCACACTTGGCACagagagcatagttccctctaagctgagcagtgagcaatcgctcacttaaaaatcatcatcaactcagagttttccaaacctgcccagaagccgagagggaaagagtgagagggaaggagagagagaggaagagagagaaacagaaaaaagagaggaaggaaaagagaaagaaaaagaatgggagtaaggaagag
This genomic interval carries:
- the LOC139162863 gene encoding avidin-like, producing the protein MATGTVALLGLLLAFLLGSSGTSAEARNSERFHPWQRVLSGNWTNDLNSTMQINDINEAGVFSGMYLTAVSTTSQDIRLSPLQGIQQLRNQLLFGFTVNWTFSASTTVFVGQYLVRADGRELLKTTWLLRAAVKSMKDDWRATRVGTNTFHRTN